In the genome of Candidatus Moraniibacteriota bacterium, one region contains:
- the murC gene encoding UDP-N-acetylmuramate--L-alanine ligase: protein MKSLAETKRVHMIGIKGAGMAALAEILSGRHISVGGSDTSEHFFTDDVLRRRGIRYAEGFSPDNIPEDADGIVYSTAYTPENNRELAAAFDRARKSDICLMSYPEAVGAISRERLSVLVSGTHGKTTTSALLAETLKALHADPLALVGSSISNWGGNALLGSGKYFVLEADEYQNKFRYYKPWSVFLTSLDWDHPDFFPDAESYAETFRALLRRIPPHGFLIFCGDSAAVADVAASARAQKRSYGFLSENDIRIADYEPLREGPFYQQFRLFEGERDLGLFRLRLAGKHNAQNAAAVIAFLLELKFDVDDIRRGMEHFFGTVRRFERVGEYRGALVYDDYAHHPEEIRATLSAFRELFPERDIVAVFHPHTFSRTKALLEDFAQSFDAADRVIVLDIYGSARESIGGVSSADLVALMNRYRPDRAVHIPTSEEAIRVLKETLRANDLLVTLGAGDVWRVGRGVLS, encoded by the coding sequence ATGAAATCTCTTGCCGAGACGAAACGGGTGCACATGATAGGTATTAAAGGCGCCGGAATGGCGGCGCTTGCGGAGATTCTCTCTGGTCGCCATATCTCCGTCGGCGGATCCGATACGAGCGAACATTTCTTTACGGATGATGTGCTTCGACGGCGAGGTATCCGATACGCGGAAGGATTTTCTCCGGACAATATTCCGGAGGACGCCGATGGCATCGTGTACTCAACCGCCTATACGCCCGAGAACAATCGCGAACTCGCGGCTGCTTTCGATCGTGCTCGGAAGTCGGACATCTGTCTCATGAGCTATCCGGAAGCCGTGGGCGCGATCTCGCGAGAGCGGCTCTCCGTGCTGGTTTCGGGGACGCACGGGAAGACGACAACCAGCGCGTTGCTCGCTGAGACGCTGAAGGCGCTGCATGCCGATCCGCTTGCCTTGGTTGGGAGTTCCATTTCAAATTGGGGCGGCAACGCACTCTTGGGATCGGGGAAATATTTCGTGTTGGAGGCGGATGAATATCAAAACAAATTCCGTTACTATAAACCCTGGAGTGTTTTTCTTACGAGTCTTGATTGGGATCATCCGGATTTTTTCCCCGATGCGGAGTCGTATGCCGAGACTTTTCGCGCGCTCCTTCGCCGTATTCCGCCGCACGGTTTCTTGATCTTCTGTGGGGATAGCGCGGCGGTTGCCGATGTGGCAGCTTCTGCGCGTGCACAGAAACGTTCGTACGGGTTTCTGTCGGAGAATGACATTCGTATTGCTGATTACGAGCCTCTTCGCGAAGGACCGTTTTATCAGCAATTCCGTCTTTTCGAAGGAGAGAGAGATCTCGGCTTGTTTCGTCTCCGATTGGCTGGAAAACATAATGCGCAGAATGCGGCGGCGGTTATCGCGTTTCTCTTGGAGCTCAAATTCGATGTCGATGATATTCGCCGAGGCATGGAGCATTTCTTTGGAACGGTTCGACGCTTTGAGCGGGTAGGGGAGTATCGAGGCGCGCTTGTCTATGACGACTACGCTCATCATCCCGAGGAAATCCGTGCAACACTTTCGGCTTTCCGCGAACTTTTTCCGGAGAGAGATATCGTTGCTGTTTTCCATCCGCATACGTTTTCGCGAACTAAAGCATTGCTTGAGGATTTTGCACAGAGTTTCGATGCGGCTGATCGCGTGATCGTGCTTGATATCTATGGGAGCGCTCGTGAGAGCATTGGGGGTGTTTCTTCGGCTGATTTGGTTGCTCTGATGAATCGATATCGCCCAGACCGAGCCGTGCATATTCCGACTTCGGAAGAGGCGATTCGTGTTCTCAAAGAGACCCTCAGAGCCAATGATCTCTTGGTGACTCTGGGTGCCGGCGATGTGTGGCGAGTCGGTCGGGGCGTCTTGTCGTGA
- a CDS encoding glycosyltransferase family 2 protein, with protein MKVKDGVGEGAEVTAYNKAWNRLTDWHWWFGLPPKHMKVAPRKTWEVTVVIPAFNEAKSIGMTVLSIQRQTFPVREIIVVDDCSTDGTGEIAQRFGVTVLRTPRNSGTKSQALNYALRRIQSEFVCIVDGDTILERDALEKVLPAFHIEKVVAACGYVVPQRIKSFWERARFIEYIVGIAIYKRAQNHIGAVFVCSGCFALFRKSAIDGAGLFRERTIAEDMDLTWELLDKGKEVAFVGEAMCYPVDPPSFSILVAQLNRWYCGYLQCMKVRRGRFRNWKLGLLAYWYILDFMFGWVTFVVGLSLYTGSLFRGGSIALLLQVLLLFSVCSVKGFMMGRLRTVLVSFFCYFPILIINACVLWRALWLEIILGRNLGKWQKGH; from the coding sequence ATGAAAGTGAAAGATGGTGTAGGAGAAGGTGCGGAGGTGACGGCGTACAACAAAGCCTGGAATCGTTTGACTGACTGGCATTGGTGGTTTGGTCTTCCTCCAAAACATATGAAGGTGGCGCCTCGAAAGACGTGGGAGGTGACAGTGGTCATCCCGGCTTTTAATGAAGCAAAATCTATTGGAATGACAGTGTTGAGTATTCAGCGACAAACTTTCCCCGTTCGGGAAATTATCGTTGTTGACGACTGTTCAACGGATGGAACCGGCGAGATAGCCCAGCGGTTTGGTGTAACAGTACTTCGTACTCCAAGAAATTCAGGGACGAAGTCCCAGGCTCTGAATTACGCCTTGAGAAGAATTCAATCGGAATTTGTCTGTATTGTTGATGGAGATACGATTCTCGAGAGAGATGCTTTGGAGAAAGTGCTTCCGGCATTTCATATCGAAAAGGTGGTAGCAGCTTGTGGATATGTTGTTCCTCAGAGAATCAAATCCTTTTGGGAGCGGGCGAGGTTTATCGAATATATCGTTGGTATAGCGATTTATAAGCGCGCTCAGAATCACATCGGAGCAGTCTTCGTTTGCAGCGGGTGTTTTGCGCTTTTTCGGAAAAGCGCTATCGACGGCGCGGGATTGTTTCGAGAGCGGACTATAGCCGAAGACATGGATCTTACTTGGGAGCTGCTCGATAAAGGAAAAGAAGTTGCTTTTGTCGGGGAGGCGATGTGCTACCCAGTCGATCCTCCGAGCTTCTCGATACTTGTTGCTCAGCTAAACCGATGGTATTGCGGCTATCTCCAGTGTATGAAGGTCCGACGGGGTCGATTTCGGAATTGGAAGCTCGGTCTCTTGGCTTACTGGTATATTCTGGATTTCATGTTCGGCTGGGTAACGTTTGTTGTCGGACTGTCTCTCTATACGGGAAGTCTGTTTCGGGGCGGCAGCATAGCATTGCTTTTGCAGGTCTTGCTGCTCTTTTCCGTGTGTTCCGTAAAAGGATTCATGATGGGAAGACTGCGGACGGTTCTCGTGTCTTTCTTCTGTTATTTCCCTATCCTGATCATCAATGCTTGTGTACTGTGGAGGGCGTTATGGCTTGAAATAATTCTCGGAAGAAATCTTGGAAAATGGCAGAAGGGGCATTGA
- the murB gene encoding UDP-N-acetylmuramate dehydrogenase — MMTPQEYVDLHPLTTFRVGGKARYFVEAKTEEDICEALRWAKDRSTKVFVLGGGSNVLFSDSGWDGLVIKIELCDLADMGEGRLRVGAGTLLHSAVECAKDHGYGGIERLAGIPGTIGGAVRGNAGAFGAETASAVTSVRALDRETFRVREYSREECEFSYRMSIFKKHPELVVLSAVLSLAPGQSPDDLEKTMRETIATRETKHPQRLLCAGSFFMNPVVSDASLRREFELDTGMPVKDDKLPAGWVIDHVGLRGKEVGGAKVSDIHPNYIINTGTATAESILILTSIIKQKVRTEANVRLREEVQMVGF, encoded by the coding sequence ATGATGACTCCGCAAGAATATGTGGATTTGCACCCGCTTACGACATTTCGCGTCGGTGGGAAGGCTCGGTATTTTGTTGAGGCGAAGACCGAGGAAGATATCTGCGAAGCGCTTCGGTGGGCAAAAGATCGGAGTACGAAGGTATTCGTCTTGGGAGGCGGAAGCAATGTGCTCTTCTCGGATAGCGGGTGGGATGGACTCGTGATCAAAATCGAGCTCTGCGATCTTGCTGATATGGGCGAAGGACGGCTCCGAGTCGGTGCAGGCACTCTCCTTCATTCGGCCGTGGAATGTGCGAAGGACCACGGCTATGGCGGTATTGAGCGGCTTGCCGGAATACCGGGGACTATCGGTGGCGCAGTGCGCGGCAATGCCGGCGCTTTCGGCGCGGAAACAGCGTCGGCAGTGACATCGGTTCGAGCGCTGGATCGCGAGACGTTCCGGGTTCGAGAATACTCGCGGGAGGAATGCGAGTTCTCTTATCGCATGAGCATTTTCAAAAAACATCCGGAGCTTGTTGTCTTATCAGCTGTTTTGTCGCTGGCTCCCGGGCAGTCTCCCGATGATTTGGAGAAAACTATGCGCGAAACCATAGCGACGCGCGAGACAAAACATCCGCAGCGCCTCTTGTGCGCCGGTTCATTTTTTATGAATCCGGTTGTTTCCGATGCGTCGCTCCGCAGGGAATTTGAACTCGATACGGGTATGCCGGTCAAGGATGATAAATTGCCTGCCGGGTGGGTGATTGATCATGTTGGGTTGCGTGGCAAGGAGGTTGGCGGCGCCAAAGTGAGCGATATCCACCCGAACTATATCATCAATACCGGAACGGCGACGGCGGAAAGTATCCTTATATTGACCAGTATTATCAAACAGAAGGTCCGCACCGAGGCGAATGTTCGTCTTCGGGAAGAAGTTCAGATGGTTGGATTTTGA
- the murG gene encoding undecaprenyldiphospho-muramoylpentapeptide beta-N-acetylglucosaminyltransferase, whose amino-acid sequence MGKKYRIVLAGGGTGGHIFPLVPVAKELRAQLGDDTELLYFGPTGELEKKIISEAGIASIRILSGKWRRYFDLRNVSDIFRNIAGFFQSLYYLYRYMPDAVFSKGAYAAVPVVLAAWVYRIPILTQDSDATPGVANRIMGKFADRIAVAYPSATRFFEPSRVAITGNPIREGLLLGNVDRARGRFGCPPEKLALLVLGGSLGSQAINRAIVRILPRLLERFFVIHQTGQANYEEAHSRLEEHALGDTTGKLHMAPFFDTGELSDAFALAGLIVSRAGANTISEIAAVGKPSILIPLPSAANDEQRMNAYEIARAGGALVLEESNLGENLLAGKIEELLNDAVLRQRMTDSIRGFYHADASARIAESLVTLIRDRESRVTLIDRIVSFFRR is encoded by the coding sequence ATGGGGAAAAAATACCGTATTGTGCTTGCGGGCGGAGGGACAGGGGGGCATATTTTCCCGCTGGTTCCCGTCGCCAAAGAGCTTCGCGCGCAACTCGGAGATGATACCGAACTTTTGTATTTCGGACCGACCGGAGAATTGGAAAAGAAAATCATCAGCGAGGCGGGAATCGCATCGATCCGCATCTTGAGCGGCAAGTGGCGGCGCTATTTCGATCTGCGTAATGTGAGCGATATCTTTAGGAATATCGCCGGTTTTTTTCAGTCGCTGTACTATCTGTACCGGTATATGCCGGACGCAGTGTTCTCCAAGGGCGCCTATGCGGCAGTGCCGGTTGTCTTGGCGGCGTGGGTGTACCGTATCCCGATACTGACGCAGGATTCCGATGCGACACCGGGTGTCGCCAATCGAATTATGGGGAAGTTCGCTGATCGTATCGCTGTCGCATATCCGTCGGCGACCAGATTTTTCGAGCCTTCCCGGGTGGCTATTACGGGGAATCCGATACGCGAAGGGCTACTCCTCGGGAATGTTGACCGCGCGCGCGGACGGTTCGGATGTCCACCGGAAAAGTTGGCTCTATTGGTGCTTGGGGGAAGTCTTGGGTCACAGGCGATTAATCGAGCTATAGTTCGGATTCTTCCGCGTCTTCTTGAACGCTTTTTTGTGATCCACCAGACCGGACAAGCGAATTATGAGGAGGCGCATTCTCGTTTGGAAGAGCATGCTCTCGGCGATACGACCGGGAAACTCCATATGGCGCCGTTCTTTGATACCGGTGAGTTGTCCGATGCTTTCGCTCTCGCTGGCTTGATTGTGTCGCGAGCGGGCGCCAATACGATTTCCGAGATCGCCGCTGTTGGTAAACCCTCCATACTCATCCCGCTTCCTTCGGCCGCGAATGATGAACAGCGTATGAATGCCTATGAAATCGCGCGTGCCGGCGGCGCCCTTGTTTTGGAAGAAAGCAACCTTGGCGAGAATCTTCTCGCGGGGAAAATAGAAGAGCTCTTGAATGATGCCGTGCTGCGCCAGAGAATGACTGATTCGATTCGCGGTTTCTATCATGCCGATGCTTCGGCAAGAATTGCAGAATCTTTGGTAACACTTATCCGCGATCGGGAGAGTCGTGTCACATTAATCGACCGTATCGTTTCTTTTTTCCGTCGGTAG
- the ftsW gene encoding putative lipid II flippase FtsW, whose translation MRSDAHSSSSSFHSRSLFFSVLALVVIGLVTIASAGVFYGETRFGDDYFFLKRQLLGVGIGLIALFAFQQLDYHVWRRLAFPLFVATVLALIAVLIPGVGDRVYGASRWLSIGPFSFQPSEMAKFSFVLYLAAWFSRKERKLVGDFLEDLVPFLVVLGVVGFLIMKQPDTGTFGLIFLMAVSVYFIAGAKISHLFGLFVSGLAMLALLIKLAPYRLQRFMVFMNPDFDPKGAGYQINQALIAIGSGGLFGLGLGLSRQKFNYLPEPVTDSIFAIFSEEWGFFVSVLLIGLFVFIAWQGLRIARLAPDDFGRYAAAGIVSWVIFQAFINIAAATALIPLTGIPLPFVSYGGTSIVFLMAAMGILIRIGKDSTLKGQ comes from the coding sequence GTGCGATCCGATGCTCATTCTTCCTCATCTTCATTTCATAGTCGAAGCCTCTTTTTCTCGGTCTTGGCTCTTGTGGTCATCGGGCTCGTGACCATTGCGAGTGCCGGTGTTTTTTATGGCGAGACGCGATTCGGTGATGACTACTTTTTTCTGAAACGGCAGCTTCTCGGTGTCGGTATCGGGTTGATAGCACTTTTCGCTTTCCAGCAGCTCGACTATCATGTATGGCGCCGACTTGCTTTTCCGCTGTTTGTGGCGACGGTTTTGGCGCTCATTGCCGTGCTTATTCCCGGTGTCGGCGATCGTGTGTATGGAGCGAGCCGCTGGCTTTCGATCGGGCCGTTTTCTTTTCAGCCGTCTGAGATGGCGAAGTTCTCATTTGTGCTCTACCTTGCGGCGTGGTTCTCGCGAAAAGAGAGAAAGCTGGTCGGCGACTTTCTTGAAGACCTCGTGCCGTTTCTCGTGGTTTTGGGGGTGGTCGGATTCCTCATTATGAAACAGCCCGATACGGGGACATTCGGACTCATCTTTCTCATGGCGGTATCGGTCTATTTTATTGCGGGAGCGAAGATTTCCCATCTCTTCGGACTCTTCGTTTCCGGACTGGCTATGCTCGCACTCCTTATTAAGCTGGCTCCCTATCGGCTTCAGCGCTTCATGGTATTTATGAATCCGGACTTCGATCCGAAGGGAGCGGGGTATCAGATAAATCAGGCGCTTATCGCGATCGGGAGTGGCGGGCTCTTCGGACTCGGACTCGGACTCAGCCGGCAGAAGTTCAATTATCTTCCCGAACCGGTGACGGATTCCATTTTCGCTATTTTCTCGGAAGAGTGGGGATTCTTTGTATCGGTTCTGCTGATTGGGCTCTTCGTGTTTATTGCGTGGCAAGGGCTTCGCATCGCGCGGCTTGCGCCGGATGACTTTGGGCGGTATGCGGCGGCGGGTATTGTGTCCTGGGTTATCTTTCAGGCGTTTATCAATATTGCGGCGGCGACGGCACTCATTCCTCTTACCGGTATTCCGCTTCCGTTTGTAAGCTATGGCGGCACATCTATCGTATTCCTGATGGCGGCTATGGGCATCTTGATACGAATCGGGAAAGATTCTACACTGAAAGGACAATAG
- the trmD gene encoding tRNA (guanosine(37)-N1)-methyltransferase TrmD, giving the protein MMRFDILTLFPRMFDSYIGESILKRAQEAGHISIATHNIRDFTADKHHKTDDTPYGGGAGMVMKAEPIWKAVESLRMQPAASRRVILLSAKGKAFRQEDVRRLSAYEQLIFICGRYEGVDERVAEHIADEELSIGDFVLTGGELPALTVIDAVARLVPGVLGNETSADTESHREPGYLEHPQYTKPEVFNGWKVPEVLLSGNHADIDRWRQEHSSERR; this is encoded by the coding sequence ATGATGCGTTTCGATATTCTCACACTCTTTCCTCGCATGTTTGACTCCTATATCGGCGAGTCTATTTTGAAGCGCGCGCAGGAGGCGGGGCATATCTCGATTGCGACGCACAATATTCGCGACTTTACCGCTGACAAACATCACAAAACCGATGATACGCCCTATGGCGGAGGAGCAGGCATGGTGATGAAGGCGGAGCCTATTTGGAAGGCGGTTGAATCATTGAGAATGCAGCCTGCAGCATCGCGTCGCGTCATCTTGCTGTCGGCAAAGGGGAAGGCGTTCCGACAAGAAGATGTGCGGAGACTGTCGGCGTATGAACAGCTCATCTTTATTTGCGGGCGCTATGAAGGAGTGGATGAGCGCGTGGCGGAACATATAGCGGACGAAGAACTTTCGATTGGAGACTTTGTGCTGACGGGCGGCGAGTTGCCGGCGCTCACGGTGATCGATGCGGTGGCGCGTCTTGTGCCGGGAGTGCTCGGCAATGAGACGAGCGCGGACACGGAATCACATCGTGAACCGGGGTATCTCGAACATCCTCAGTATACGAAACCGGAAGTATTCAATGGGTGGAAGGTTCCGGAGGTCTTGCTCTCCGGAAATCATGCCGATATCGATCGGTGGCGACAGGAACATTCCTCAGAGAGACGGTAA
- a CDS encoding polysaccharide deacetylase family protein, producing MRRCNVKYAEKVSFAVRRLFLAIFCISGLFSSLLPPSLAAVNGDRFPLVAIVFDDAHRSFPYAIDRMHREGLVGTVYVPTRLIGAYDFHATWKDIERARDSGWEIANHSATHANLTKIPIASVVDEIEQSSRDLERHGIRATSFAAPYGEFTRDIQSVVMMRFSTNRMAWGESVILPENLDVRAIPVFDLSHVGTSYDSMESILQKVLGTQGLVVIVFHKIAISTESSADPVDRFTVKRGDFDLFLRRVSGLRDLGKLRCVTISGGVQEIAERIRQK from the coding sequence ATGAGGAGATGCAATGTGAAATATGCAGAGAAAGTGTCTTTTGCTGTTCGGAGATTGTTCTTGGCAATATTCTGTATATCCGGACTGTTCTCATCATTACTTCCGCCTTCTTTGGCGGCTGTCAATGGCGATCGTTTTCCGCTGGTGGCCATTGTTTTTGATGATGCTCATCGATCGTTCCCGTATGCTATAGACCGTATGCATCGCGAAGGGTTGGTTGGGACGGTCTATGTTCCGACAAGGCTTATCGGCGCGTATGATTTTCATGCGACATGGAAGGATATCGAGAGAGCACGAGATAGCGGCTGGGAAATAGCCAATCATTCGGCGACTCATGCGAACCTGACAAAGATACCTATTGCGTCGGTTGTCGATGAAATCGAACAATCTTCGAGAGATTTGGAACGCCACGGCATACGAGCGACATCGTTTGCCGCTCCCTACGGAGAATTTACTCGTGATATTCAATCGGTCGTTATGATGCGTTTCTCAACCAACCGTATGGCATGGGGAGAAAGCGTCATTCTTCCTGAGAATCTTGATGTTCGAGCGATTCCGGTATTCGATCTTTCGCATGTCGGAACTTCGTATGACTCCATGGAGTCCATTCTCCAAAAAGTGCTGGGTACTCAGGGGCTTGTCGTTATCGTTTTTCATAAGATAGCGATATCGACAGAGAGCTCCGCTGATCCGGTTGACAGATTTACGGTGAAGAGGGGCGATTTCGACTTGTTCTTGAGGAGGGTGTCGGGGCTTCGCGATCTGGGAAAGCTTCGATGTGTCACTATTTCAGGAGGTGTTCAGGAAATTGCTGAAAGGATTCGGCAAAAGTAG
- the raiA gene encoding ribosome-associated translation inhibitor RaiA: protein MKTRFLFQGVELSGKTMQYVAKRLLRVEKLVPETSKLEVEVNRNKAGKFRVEVMVDVPKQKLFRSEETSESVEASTDAVVDDIERQITETKDREGSLARRGARSIKKKLTLDKSARF from the coding sequence ATGAAAACGCGATTTCTGTTTCAGGGCGTGGAGTTGAGCGGAAAGACGATGCAATATGTGGCGAAGCGTTTGCTTCGTGTTGAAAAACTTGTGCCAGAAACCTCGAAACTCGAGGTGGAAGTCAACCGGAACAAAGCAGGGAAATTCCGTGTCGAAGTTATGGTTGATGTGCCGAAGCAAAAACTTTTTCGTTCGGAAGAAACGAGCGAGAGCGTTGAGGCGTCAACCGATGCGGTTGTTGATGATATCGAACGACAGATTACCGAGACAAAAGATCGCGAGGGTTCACTTGCCCGTCGCGGTGCGCGGAGTATTAAGAAGAAACTCACGCTGGACAAGAGTGCCCGGTTTTGA
- a CDS encoding L,D-transpeptidase: MYYSRKYTKYALGALLAIFVSISSFLARDALCDEHSQQKHEPKIIVDLNRFELKYYDNSGKLRLQSIATGGARWCNDINRSCQTPSGTYRIVRKYGDNYRSKSYPISCFQPCNKSGSCVRSRICGAKMPYYMELSEKYAFGIHGGFVPREPLAHVTHACIRIPWGKAREISQLAPEGTLVIVLPYMPNF; the protein is encoded by the coding sequence ATGTACTATTCCAGAAAGTATACGAAGTATGCATTAGGCGCACTTCTTGCAATCTTTGTCTCCATTTCCTCATTCCTAGCGAGAGATGCCTTGTGCGACGAACACTCCCAGCAAAAGCATGAGCCGAAAATTATCGTTGACCTCAATCGATTTGAACTGAAGTATTACGACAATTCCGGAAAACTTCGCCTTCAATCGATAGCAACAGGTGGAGCCCGTTGGTGCAACGACATCAACCGCTCATGCCAGACGCCTTCCGGTACATATCGCATCGTAAGAAAATATGGAGATAATTACCGGTCTAAAAGCTACCCGATTTCTTGTTTTCAGCCTTGCAATAAAAGTGGTAGCTGCGTAAGAAGCCGAATTTGTGGAGCAAAAATGCCCTATTACATGGAGCTATCTGAGAAATATGCATTTGGAATCCACGGAGGATTCGTGCCACGAGAGCCGCTTGCACACGTAACACATGCCTGCATACGCATACCCTGGGGAAAAGCGCGAGAAATTTCTCAGCTCGCCCCCGAAGGTACCCTTGTCATTGTGTTGCCGTACATGCCAAACTTCTAG
- a CDS encoding NTP transferase domain-containing protein encodes MGDMDQLIILAGGKGTRMRSEMPKVLHLVNGVPIVRRLLDALTPIFPKPVVTIGYKGEEVRRALGEELLYAVQAEPLGTGDAVRSAMDMLPDEEIERVVVVPGDHPLISRETIERLLAFQKETAARIALVTAVVPDFDGENATFLHYGRILRNEAGDVESIVEWKDASESERDIREVNTSYYAFDAKWLRAHIGALSRDNAAREYYLTDLVRIARESGERVVALAVRDTHEALGINDPDQLKRAERYCR; translated from the coding sequence ATGGGGGATATGGATCAACTCATTATTCTTGCCGGGGGGAAGGGGACGCGGATGCGGTCGGAGATGCCGAAGGTATTGCACTTGGTGAACGGCGTGCCGATCGTACGGCGATTGCTTGATGCGCTCACGCCGATCTTCCCGAAACCGGTTGTGACGATCGGGTACAAAGGGGAAGAAGTGCGGCGCGCGCTGGGCGAGGAGCTCTTGTATGCGGTGCAGGCGGAGCCGCTCGGGACGGGGGATGCGGTGCGCTCAGCGATGGATATGCTTCCGGACGAGGAAATAGAGCGAGTCGTCGTGGTGCCGGGGGACCACCCGCTTATCAGTCGGGAGACGATTGAGAGACTTCTCGCGTTTCAGAAAGAGACGGCCGCACGTATTGCGCTGGTGACGGCGGTAGTGCCGGACTTTGACGGGGAGAACGCGACCTTTTTGCACTACGGGCGTATTCTTCGAAATGAGGCGGGGGATGTGGAAAGCATTGTTGAGTGGAAGGATGCGTCCGAGAGCGAACGGGATATTCGCGAGGTGAATACGAGCTACTATGCCTTCGATGCGAAGTGGCTCCGCGCGCATATCGGGGCGCTCTCTCGAGACAATGCCGCTCGAGAATACTACCTGACCGACCTTGTGCGTATTGCCCGCGAGAGCGGAGAGCGCGTCGTGGCTCTTGCTGTGCGGGATACGCACGAAGCTCTCGGCATCAATGACCCTGATCAACTCAAGCGCGCGGAGCGATATTGTCGATAG